In Aspergillus nidulans FGSC A4 chromosome IV, a single window of DNA contains:
- a CDS encoding protein pacA (transcript_id=CADANIAT00000315): MYTKTLTVLLGGLSLALAQTSSEQTPSAPEIAAARATVMPYSPVSNVQGKSFQRFVNIWLENTDYDVAASEKHLARLAKKGLTLTNFWAVTHPSEPNYCASQGGDTFGMDNDDFNQIPANISTIADMFDTKNISWGEYQEHMPYPGYQGFRYPTSGDNDYVRKHNPAILYDSITEDPTRLRQIKNFTSFYEDLKTHRLPQYSFITPNMTNDGHDTDISFSGRWTWEFLIDLLDNEYFTNDTLILLTFDENDTYELGNKIFSFLLGGAVPKDLIGKEDDTFYTHYSIISSLSANFGLPSLGRWDCGANLLSFLAEKVGYTNYEVDTSNLYLNVSYNGPMAAGEYSQKTYEWPIPATEGQCSGGYGILDVVRKTYAGLTATHDYTSPVPFDVKTGNSVGIEYSRTLKGGRHERYVTGFGKTNETSGARKSS, translated from the exons ATGTATACGAAGACCCTCACTGTCCTTCTtggaggcctgtctctggcCTTAGCCCAGACTTCGTCGGAGCAGACCCCGTCGGCACCTGAGATTGCAGCTGCCCGGGCTACCGTCATGCCGTATTCCCCTGTCAGCAATGTCCAGGGGAAGTCTTTTCAGCGCTTCGTGAACATCTGGCTTGAAAATACT GACTACGACGTTGCCGCCAGCGAGAAGCATCTGGCCCGGCTCGCAAAGAAGGGCCTCACCCTCACCAACTTTTGGGCCGTCACTCATCCCTCCGAGCCAAACTACTGCGCTTCCCAAGGAGGCGATACATTCGGTATGGATAATGACGACTTCAACCAGATTCCGGCCAATATCTCCACCATTGCGGATATGTTCGACACTAAGAACATCTCCTGGGGCGAGTACCAAGAACACATGCCCTACCCCGGCTACCAGGGCTTCCGTTATCCCACTTCGGGAGACAACGACTACGTTCGTAAGCACAATCCCGCTATCCTCTACGACTCAATAACAGAGGACCCCACGCGCCTGCGCCAAATCAAGAACTTCACCTCGTTCTACGAGGACCTTAAGACCCACCGTCTGCCTCAGTACAGTTTCATCACACCGAACATGACGAACGATGGACACGACACGGACATCTCTTTCTCCGGTAGGTGGACGTGGGAGTTCCTGATTGACCTGCTGGACAACGAGTACTTCACCAACGACACGCTGATCCTCTTAACTTTCGACGAGAACGACACCTACGAGCTAGGCAATAagattttctctttcctgctTGGTGGTGCTGTCCCTAAGGACCTCATCGGGAAGGAAGACGACACCTTCTACACTCACTACAGTATCATCTCGTCTTTGTCTGCCAACTTCGGCCTTCCCAGTTTAGGCCGCTGGGACTGCGGCGCAAAcctgctttctttccttgcTGAGAAGGTCGGGTACACGAACTATGAAGTCGATACGAGCAACCTGTACCTGAATGTTTCGTATAACGGACCCATGGCTGCGGGTGAATACTCTCAGAAGACCTACGAGTGGCCGATTCCTGCGACCGAGGGTCAGTGTTCCGGTGGTTATGGGATCCTGGACGTGGTCAGGAAGACCTACGCCGGGTTGACCGCTACGCATGACTACACCAGTCCCGTGCCTTTTGATGTGAAGACCGGTAACAGTGTGGGCATCGAGTACAGTCGCACACTTAAGGGTGGGAGGCACGAGAGGTATGTCACAGGGTTCGGGAAGACGAACGAGACCAGTGGCGCACGCAAGTCCTCGTAA
- a CDS encoding protein MZM1 (transcript_id=CADANIAT00000313), translating into MASQPAVSALSAYRQVLRATRIAFQNDTRVLLAARQEARQNFEKHRRYGVDTPMQINHALEVASILRHNIVQGARDAEDENAKWELRIHDEIERGDNDSIKVAGKKVKVDKPCSS; encoded by the exons ATGGCTTCACAACCTGCTGTATCAGCACTCAGTGCTTACCGCCAAGTTCTCCGCGCCACCCGCATTGCCTTCCAAA ATGATACTCGAGTCCTCCTTGCTGCCCGTCAAGAAGCGCGCCAGAACTTTGAGAAGCACCGTCGATATGGCGTAGACACACCTATGCAAATTAACCATGCTCTGGAAGTTGCAAGCATTTTGCGCCACAACATCGTGCAGGGTGCGAGagatgcggaggatgagaatgcaAAATGGG AACTGCGGATACACGACGAAATCGAGCGTGGCGATAACGACTCGATCAAGGTTGcagggaagaaggtgaaggtCGACAAGCCGTGCTCGTCATAA
- a CDS encoding putative MFS transporter (transcript_id=CADANIAT00000310) — MAASAEIQPQPQPQPLSQLHPPHDARDAEKAVPSQPDLRGSDSNIFGHDRQVERWNYPRSNVVKTVATFWAFLVMGANDAAYGPLLPYLEEYYNLSYTTVSLVFLSPIGGYTLAAVTNNTLHRHLGQRGIAWLSPGCHLLAYIVNCVHPPYPVLVVSFIFAGLGNGLADSAWNAWLGNMADSNQILGLLHGLYGLGAVMAPLVATSLITEAGVGWFYFYYIMVSNAIRMSIDERTDGYCQVACAAIELASCLWAFWDSDAAAFRAETERSQSVETSDEQGGVRRALFVPKYARVTWLLSFFLLGYVGAEVAIGGWVVTFLMRVRDGAEFASGMGSTGYWLGITVGRVVLGFVTPRIGEKFGIAIYLVISIAFALVFYLVPNFYASIIAVSFQGFWLGPMFPGAVVVATRLLPRALHVSAIGFAAAFGASGAAVLPFAVGAVAQAKGVEVLPPFAIALSGGILLLWCALPRMGKR; from the exons ATGGCAGCAAGCGCAGAGATACAGccccaaccacaaccacaaccactGTCACAATTACACCCACCTCACGATGCCAGAGACGCCGAGAAGGCCGTGCCCTCGCAGCCCGATTTGCGGGGAAGTGATAGCAATATATTTGGACATGACCGCCAAGTAGAACGTTGGAACTATCCTCGTTCGAACGTTGTCAAGACGGTCGCAACCTTCTGGGCGTTTCTGGTAATGGGCGCGAATGATGCAGCATATGGC cctcttctccCATAT CTCGAAGAATACTACAACCTCTCCTACACGACGGTATCTCTCGTATTTCTCTCCCCAATAGGCGGGTACACACTAGCGGCCGTCACAAACAACACACTCCACCGGCATCTTGGCCAGCGCGGCATCGCATGGCTCTCACCAGGCTGCCACCTGCTCGCTTACATTGTCAACTGCGTGCATCCTCCATACCCCGTCCTCGTGGTCTCATTCATATTCGCTGGACTGGGGAATGGACTGGCAGATTCGGCCTGGAACGCCTGGCTAGGGAACATGGCGGACTCGAACCAAATATTAGGGCTCCTGCATGGACTCTATGGACTCGGCGCGGTGATGGCGCCGCTTGTTGCGACGAGTCTGATTACCGAGGCCGGTGTGGGCTGgttttatttttattatatcATGGTGAGCAATGCTATCAGAATGTCTATCGACGAGCGCACTGATGGATACTGCCAGGTTGCATGCGCCGCTATCGAGTTAGCCTCCTGCCTCTGGGCCTTCTGGGATTCGGACGCCGCCGCCTTTAGAGCAGAAACCGAACGTTCCCAATCGGTCGAAACATCAGACGAACAAGGCGGCGTGCGGCGCGCACTCTTTGTCCCCAAATACGCAAGGGTAACCTGGCTCCTTTCATTCTTCCTTCTCGGGTACGTCGGCGCCGAAGTCGCGATTGGCGGATGGGTGGTCACTTTTCTCATGCGCGTGCGAGACGGCGCAGAGTTCGCGAGCGGGATGGGCTCAACGGGGTACTGGCTCGGGATCACAGTCGGCCGCGTCGTCCTGGGGTTCGTAACGCCCAGGATTGGCGAGAAATTCGGCATCGCCATATACTTAGTCATCTCTATCGCCTTCGCGCTGGTCTTCTACCTCGTACCGAACTTTTACGCCTCGATTATCGCCGTCTCCTTCCAAGGGTTCTGGCTGGGCCCGATGTTTCCTGGTGCGGTCGTGGTGGCTACGCGTCTCCTGCCTCGTGCGCTGCACGTTAGTGCAATTGGCTTTGCTGCGGCGTTTGGGGCCAGCGGTGCTGCCGTTCTGCCCTTCGCTGTTGGCGCCGTCGCGCAAGCGAAAGGGGTCGAGGTGCTTCCGCCATTTGCAATTGCCTTGTCTGGGGgcattctgctgctctggTGTGCGCTGCCGAGAATGGGCAAGCGGTAG
- a CDS encoding aldehyde dehydrogenase family protein (transcript_id=CADANIAT00000316) gives MSNQVRTLSPSTGKVLFEHPGVTVEQVRQIAQASEDAFRTYRELSLDQRKAIVVKALEIIDANKETLAHELTTQMGRPISYTAGEVDTMRKRANYLIDQAEDALKTIPGQEENGFKRFVKKAPVGPVLLATAWNYPYLITINALVPALLAGNTVILRPSPQTPLVGDRLSEYFEKAGLPKNVLQVVHLGSWDVLDEVVKIPQIKLVSFVGSTQGGLRLRQATAGRILPLNLELGGNDPAYVRADADLAYTAAQVVDGAVFNSGQSCCSIERIYVHADVHDAFVAEVRKELATYKLGDPLDKATTTGPVISHQAVKNIQAHIDDALSRGAVDSTPENPTFAKIPSEGSFIAPRVLTNVSHDMRVMREETFGPVVPIMKVQSDDEAVALMNDSDYGLTASVWTKDIKAGEDLIERIEAGTVFINRCDYPSPDLAWIGWKSSGLGCSLGPQAFDAFYKLKSFHIRTTHG, from the exons ATGTCAAACCAAGTCCGCACTCTCTCGCCTTCCACGGGCAAAGTTCTTTTCGAACACCCCGGCGTCACGGTCGAACAAGTGAGACAGATCGCCCAAGCCTCCGAAGATGCCTTCCGCACTTACAGGGAACTGTCCCTCGATCAGCGCAAAGCTATCGTCGTTAAGGCGCTGGAAATCATCGATGCCAACAAAGAGACTCTTGCGCATGAGTTGACTACACAGATGGGTCGTCCGATTTCATATACCGCCGGTGAGGTAGATACCATGCGCAAGCGAGCCAACTACCTTATCGATCAGGCGGAGGATGCCCTCAAAACGATCCCGGGACAAGAGGAGAACGGTTTCAAGAGGTTCGTCAAGAAGGCGCCAGTTGGTCCTGTTCTTCTTGCAACCGCATGGAAT TATCCTTACTTGATCACCATCAACGCACTCGTCCCCGCGCTCCTTGCCGGAAACACCGTGATCCTTCGTCCTTCACCTCAGACTCCTCTTGTTGGCGATCGGCTCTCTGAATACTTTGAGAAAGCTGGTCTTCCTAAGAATGTGCTGCAGGTGGTGCATCTGGGTTCGTGGGACGTTCTAGATGAGGTCGTCAAGATTCCCCAGATCAAGCTTGTTTCTTTCGTCGGTTCTACTCAGGGTGgtctccgtctccgccaGGCGACCGCCGGCCGAATCTTGCCACTGAACTTGGAGCTTGGAGGCAATGACCCGGCTTACGTCCGTGCCGATGCGGATCTCGCGTACACTGCCGCGCAGGTTGTGGACGGCGCAGTCTTTAACTCTGGCCAGAGCTGCTGCTCAATCGAGCGGATTTATGTGCATGCAGATGTGCACGACGCTTTCGTAGCCGAGGTTCGAAAGGAGCTAGCAAC ATACAAACTCGGCGACCCTCTCGACAAGGCTACTACCACTGGCCCCGTGATCTCCCATCAAGCTGTCAAGAACATTCAAGCCCACATTGACGACGCATTGTCACGCGGTGCTGTGGACTCGACCCCCGAGAACCCTACTTTCGCGAAAATTCCCAGTGAAGGAAGCTTCATCGCCCCACGCGTCCTCACTAATGTATCGCACGACATGCGCGTCATGCGCGAAGAGACTTTTGGCCCTGTTGTTCCTATTATGAAGGTGCAGAGCGACGATGAGGCAGTGGCGCTTATGAATGACAGTGACTATGGTCTGACTGCTAGCGTCTGGACCAAGGATATCAAGGCAGGAGAGGACTTGATTGAGCGTATCGAGGCGGGAaccgtcttcatcaatcGTTGTGATTATCCTTCTCCG GACCTCGCATGGATTGGCTGGAAGAGCTCTGGCTTGGGCTGCTCGCTCGGTCCGCAAGCGTTTGACGCATTCTacaagctgaagagcttccaCATCCGTACAACCCACGGTTAA
- the slt11 gene encoding protein slt11 (transcript_id=CADANIAT00000312), which translates to MPPQIKQDLNRSGWETTDFPSVCENCLPENPYVQMLKEDYGAECKICTRPFTIFRWKADRTARTKRTNICLTCARLKNCCQCCMLDLSFGLPIVVRDAALKMVAPGPQSSINREYYAQGHEKEIEEGRGAVEEYEKTDEKARELLRRLANSEPYYRKPRQLEAPEEDGETQGPSDATVVRSRYGNGPGPVRTSESRRGTPLPGRGRGGVRGGRPFPGTAQLPPSQADILPPADPNITSLFVTGVEDDLPEHALRSFFVQFGQLRSLVCSHRAHCAFINYAARESAEAAAKHCQGKAVVQGCPLRVRWGKPKALDNMDREERLKYAREGRQAVGSLGNADQGTKAITAGTEKEQIPRQVAVAPPPGSGEVQYSSMSGD; encoded by the coding sequence ATGCCACCCCAAATCAAACAGGATCTCAATCGGTCAGGATGGGAGACCACCGACTTCCCATCAGTCTGCGAAAACTGCCTCCCTGAGAACCCATACGTGCAGATGCTCAAGGAGGATTATGGCGCCGAATGCAAGATCTGCACCCGCCCTTTCACCATCTTCCGCTGGAAAGCCGACCGGACGGCCCGCACCAAGCGCACGAATATTTGCCTTACCTGCGCCCGGTTAAAGAActgctgccaatgctgcaTGCTCGATTTGTCGTTCGGTTTACCCATTGTGGTCCGCGATGCCGCGCTGAAGATGGTGGCGCCCGGTCCGCAGAGCTCGATCAACCGTGAATACTACGCACAGGGCCACGAgaaagagattgaggaaggaCGGGGTGCTGTGGAGGAATACGAAAAGACTGATGAGAAAGCTCGCGAGTTGCTGCGAAGGCTCGCCAACAGCGAACCTTACTATAGGAAGCCgaggcagctggaggcgccggaggaagatggagagacGCAAGGCCCATCAGATGCTACGGTGGTCAGGAGCCGTTATGGTAACGGGCCAGGGCCGGTACGAACAAGTGAGAGCAGAAGAGGTACACCACTACCTGGGCGGGGTCGAGGAGGTGTGCGCGGCGGGCGACCATTCCCTGGTACCGCGCAGCTTCCGCCATCGCAGGCAGATATACTCCCACCCGCTGACCCCAACATTACTTCTCTTTTCGTTACCGGTGTTGAGGACGATCTCCCCGAGCACGCTTTACGATCATTCTTTGTGCAGTTTGGTCAGCTCCGGTCTCTCGTCTGTTCGCATCGCGCTCATTGCGCCTTTATCAACTACGCCGCCCGTGAATCCGCCGAAGCGGCCGCTAAACATTGCCAAGGCAAAGCTGTTGTCCAGGGTTGTCCTCTTCGAGTTCGGTGGGGTAAGCCCAAGGCGTTGGATAACATGGACCGGGAGGAGCGATTAAAGTATGCTCGTGAGGGTCGGCAGGCTGTGGGGTCTTTGGGGAACGCCGATCAAGGGACGAAGGCCATCACGGCGGGTACTGAGAAGGAACAAATACCCCGTCAAGTGGCTgttgctcctcctcctggcaGTGGGGAAGTTCAGTACTCGAGTATGTCTGGTGATTAG
- the erg6 gene encoding sterol 24-C-methyltransferase (transcript_id=CADANIAT00000311) yields MAPTALEKENHQRDAEFNAAMHGNSAQAKGGFAAMRQKSAAAQKAAVDEYFKHWDNKSAETETEEIREARRAEYATLTRHYYNLATDLYEYGWGTSFHFCRFAYGEPFYQAIARHEHYLAHQMGIKPGMKVLDVGCGVGGPAREIVKFTDAHVTGLNNNDYQIQRATRYAEREGLSHKLNFVKGDFMQMQFPDNSFDAVYAIEATVHAPELAGVYKEIMRVLKPGGVFGVYEWLMTDAYDNDNPEHRKIRLGIEQGDGISNMVKVSEGLAAIKEAGLELLHHEDLADRPDEIPWYYPLAGSFKHMTSPWDFFTIARMTWWGRGLVHRFVGAMETIKLIPQGTQKTADSLALAADCLVAGGEKKLFTPMYLMVARKPE; encoded by the exons ATGGCTCCCACTGCTTTAGAGAAGGAGAACCACCAGCGCGATGCTGAGTTCAACGCTGCCATGCACGGAAACTCTGCTCAGGCTAAAGGAGGTTTCGCTGCCATGCGCCAGAAGAGCGCTGCCGCTCAGAAGGCCGCCGTTGACGAGTACTTCAAGCACTGGGACAACAAGTCTGCTGAGACTGAAACAGAAGAGATTCGTGAG GCTCGTCGCGCCGAGTATGCCACGTTGACCCGACA TTACTACAACCTTGCTACCGATCTCTACGAATACGGATGGGGTACATCATTCCACTTCTGCCGCTTTGCGTACGGAGAGCCCTTCTACCAGGCCATCGCTCGCCACGAACACTACCTCGCTCACCAGATGGGCATCAAACCTGGCATGAAGGTGCTCGATGTTGGTTGTGGTGTCGGCGGTCCCGCCCGCGAGATTGTCAAGTTCACTGACGCCCATGTTACTGGTCTGAACAACAACGACTACCAGATCCAGCGTGCGACTCGCTATGCTGAACGTGAGGGACTGAGCCACAAGTTGAACTTCGTCAAGGGTGATTTCATGCAGATGCAGTTCCCTGACAACTCATTCGACGCTGTTTATGCCATTGAGGCTACTGTCCACGCTCCTGAACTTGCCGGTGTCTACAAGGAGATCATGCGAGTTCTCAAGCCTGGCGGTGTCTTTGGTGTTTACGAGTGGCTCATGACTGACGCTTACGACAATGACAACCCCGAGCACCGCAAGATCCGTCTCGGTATCGAGCAGGGTGACGGTATCTCCAACATGGTCAAGGTGTCCGAAGGTCTGGCTGCCATCAAGGAGGCCGGCCTTGAGCTTTTGCACCACGAGGATCTGGCTGACCGACCAGATGAGATTCCGTGGTACTACCCTCTTGCAGGTTCCTTCAAGCATATGACTTCGCCATGGGATTTCTTCACTATTGCTCGGATGACATGGTGGGGACGTGGCTTGGTCCACCGCTTTGTCGGCGCCATGGAGACCATTAAGCTCATTCCCCAGGGAACACAGAAGACCGCCGATAGCctggcgttggcggcggaCTGCCTTGTCGCCGGtggtgagaagaagctcttcacTCCGATGTACCTGATGGTTGCACGCAAGCCTGAGTAA
- a CDS encoding D-serine ammonia-lyase DSD1 (transcript_id=CADANIAT00000317), translating into MDAYDSYIGKPVTELPTPALVLSKPTIERNIKQLLQDVERLGIAFRPHVKTLKSLEVTRMMLGNGQHRRIVASTLPEIEGAIPLAKEGVLDECLYSMPIYPTVLPRLLKFSKSLKILLMIDNEQHIDVLEKFSGSTAPWPVFIKIDVGTRRAGILNSSSALPNLVKRVEESSAVELYGFYCHAGHSYACRTEESAVAVLKDEVEGVVSASKLLGTGRKVVVSVGSTPTAHVVRELREVLPEGLELELHAGMSAPAQFLRLETSTESSKGNYPCNDLQQVSTGLVPHTAQSVRVLAEVCSVYPERNEALINAGTIALTKETSEFPGYGRVTERPQWAVLRTSQEHGILGLSPAPALSLLGVNEVKDEKAVDSFKVGDKVLLYCQHACITAAAYPTYYVVDEQDVVREAWVPWKGW; encoded by the exons ATGGACGCCTATGATTCATACATTGGAAAGCCGGTCACAGAGCTACCGACTCCGGCTCTAGTTCTGAGCAAACCGACCATTGAGCGAAacatcaagcagcttcttcaggatgTTGAGAGGCTGGGGATTGCGTTTCGGCCGCACGTTAAGACGCTCAAG TCTCTTGAAGTAACAAGGATGATGCTCGGCAATGGCCAGCACCGACGCATCGTCGCCTCAACTCTCCCCGAGATCGAGGGTGCCATTCCCCTGGCAAAAGAGGGAGTTCTTGACGAG TGCCTCTACAGCATGCCGATCTACCCAACCGTCCTCCCGCGCCTCCTCAAATTCTCGAAATCTCTCAAAATTCTCCTCATGATCGATAATGAGCAGCATATCGACGTACTGGAGAAGTTTAGTGGTTCCACAGCACCATGGCCAGTCTTTATTAAGATTGATGTGGGAACCCGCAGAGCTGGAATTCTCAACTCCTCGTCTGCTCTCCCAAATCTCGTGAAGCGCGTTGAGGAATCCTCTGCCGTAGAGCTTTATGGGTTCTACTGCCATGCAGGGCATTCCTATGCTTGTCGGACTGAGGAAAGCGCGGTTGCCGTGCTgaaggacgaggttgagggGGTGGTTAGTGCGTCGAAGCTCCTGGGAACTGGGCGGAAAGTTGTTGTGTCGGTTGGCTCCACCCCGACGGCGCATGTGGTTAGAGAGCTTCGAGAGGTTCTGCCTGAGGGGCTGGAGCTAGAGTTACATGCTGGTATGTCTGCACCTGCCCAATTCTTACGTCTTGAAACCAGTACTgagagcagcaaaggaaACTACCCCTGCAACGACCTCCAACAAGTCTCAACCGGCCTTGTCCCTCACACTGCGCAATCCGTCCGTGTCCTAGCAGAAGTTTGCAGCGTCTATCCCGAGCGCAATGAAGCTCTGATCAATGCAGGCACAATCGCACTCACAAAAGAGACGAGCGAGTTCCCCGGTTATGGCCGAGTCACTGAGCGCCCGCAGTGGGCTGTTTTGCGAACGAGCCAGGAACACGGCATCCTAGGACTTTCGCCGGCGCCGGCTTTGTCGTTGTTGGGAGTGAATGAGGTtaaggatgagaaggctgtGGATTCCTTCAAGGTGGGCGATAAGGTGCTTCTTTATTGCCAGCATGCATGCATTACAGCAGCGGCGTATCCAACTTATtatgttgttgatgagcaAGATGTTGTTCGGGAGGCTTGGGTGCCATGGAAGGGGTGGTAG
- a CDS encoding putative ribosome associated DnaJ chaperone Zuotin (transcript_id=CADANIAT00000314) — MSSAQVVELTLPALPAGWSADKEFKAVGKLSAATQRNLEPVGPHFLAHARRKRHHRTFSEDERIQAQQNVKKTEEEEDDEISEDEDPMMLQRDAKDWKSQDHYAVLGLSKYRWRATPDQIKRAHRKKVLRHHPDKKAALGDRDENDSFFKCIQKATEILSDPVKRRQFDSVDEAADVEPPSKKETQKGNFYKLWRPVFESEARFSKIQPVPQLGDENSTFEEVNEFYNFWYNFDSWRTFEYLDEDVPDDNENRDQKRHVEKKNANARRKRKTEDTARLRRLVDDCAALDERIKKFRKAARADKDKKRLEKEAEAKRIAEEKEKARLEEEQRKKEAEEAAKADREKAKKAKEAAKNAAKKNKRVLKGSVKDVNYFAESGEPSAAQVDSVLTDVDLINSKIDNEELASLAERLTAAGKDAAAVKNVYTEEIKRLVAAGKAKEGEVKFFV, encoded by the exons ATGTCTTCCGCACAAGTTGTCGAGTTAACTCTTCCGGCTCTTCCTGCCGGCTGGTCTGCCGACAAGGAGTTCAAGGCCGTTGGCAAGCTTTCTGCAGCTACCCAGAGGAACTTGGAGCCCGTTGGGCCTCACTTCCTGGCCCACGCCCGCAGA AAGCGCCACCACCGCACTTTCTCTGAGGATGAGCGCATCCAGGCACAGCAGAACGTCAAGAAgactgaagaggaggaggatgatgagatctccgaggacgaggaccCCATGATGCTGCAGAGAGATGCCAAGGACTGGAAG AGCCAAGACCACTACGCAGTCCTCGGCCTGAGCAAGTACCGCTGGCGCGCAACTCCCGACCAGATTAAGCGTGCTCACCGCAAGAAGGTCCTCCGTCACCATCCCGACAAGAAGGCTGCTCTCGGCGACCGTGATGAGAACGATAGCTTCTTCAAGTGTATCCAGAAGGCTACCGAGATCCTGTCAGACCCCGTCAAGCGCCGGCAGTTCGACTCCGTGGACGAGGCTGCCGATGTTGAACCCcccagcaagaaggagaCTCAGAAGGGTAACTTCTACAAGCTGTGGCGCCCTGTATTTGAGAGCGAGGCCCGCTTCTCTAAGATCCAGCCTGTTCCTCAACTAGGTGACGAGAACAGCACCTTCGAGGAAGTTAACGAGTTCTACAACTTCTGGTACAACTTCGACAGCTGGCGTACTTTCGAGTACCTCGACGAGGATGTTCCCGACGACAACGAGAACCGTGACCAGAAGCGTCATGTCGAAAAGAAGAACGCCAACGCCcgccgcaagcgcaagacCGAGGACACTGCCCGTCTCCGCCGCCTTGTCGACGACTGCGCTGCTCTAGACGAGCGTATCAAGAAATTCCGCAAGGCCGCTCGTGCCGATAAGGACAAGAAGCGTCTCGAgaaggaggccgaggccaagCGCAttgccgaggagaaggagaaggcccgtctcgaagaagagcagcgcaagaaggaggccgaggaggccgcCAAGGCCGACCgtgagaaggcgaagaaggccaaggaggcCGCTAAGAACGCCGCTaagaagaacaagcgtgTGCTCAAGGGCTCCGTCAAGGATGTTAACTACTTCGCCGAATCCGGCGAGCCCTCTGCCGCCCAGGTCGACTCCGTCCTGACTGATGTTgacctcatcaacagcaagaTCGACAACGAGGAGCTTGCTTCCCTCGCTGAACGTCTCACTGCTGCAGGCAAGGATGCTGCAGCTGTCAAGAACGTCTACACTGAAGAGATTAAGCGTCTTGTTGCCGCTGGCAAAGCTAAGGAGGGTGAGGTCAAGTTCTTTGTTTAG